The genome window tctctctctctctctctctctctctctctctctctctctctctctctctctctctctctctctctcacacacacacacacacactagcaaaaATCTTCCATCTTCATAAATAAATTGATACGCCGTGGTGTAGTGTGTAAATGTTGTATTATATTGTTTAGTTTACTGGGGCAGAGCCTAAAAATAAGGTATGGTGGACTATGAGTGGGCACACACGTGcatgggtatttttgaaaacaggATTGTTCCTCCTCGTTCTTAAAAACCTCGTCCACACaagcactgttaaaaaaaaaccctgttcaAATGAAAACTTAAAACACATGCTACGTAACACAAAGAGTAAGCTGTCAAGAGCATGCCGCGCCAACAGGGGGCGATATAAACCCTAACCATAAAGCCGTGTTGGACAATCAGAAGCctgaagaaaaacaagaaaaaaaagagccaACAACAAGTCAAGAACTCCGTTTTCCTTGTCTACACGTCAACACTGAAACCGGAGTTTCCAGAAGGCCCGTTTTCAGTGGCCTAAAACGTAGTTTCAGTGTAGCCTAAAGGCCAAAACGCACAGGAAAAAGCTACGTTTTCAAAGATACCCGTGTATGTGTGGactagactgactgactgactagcattcggctctgtgcataactgtagtccactgacttccggtttctactgcagcggtcataccagtttcctgtttgtcggcgtgtgctattgacaattttTCAAgctgcctgcaagatttaccatggatacctGTCAGCGACATGCACAGGattgtcaacaaactttcacccgcacctcccagcaaacgggtgaaaagtttcaagttgtacatgtcaagttacgtccacaattatgaggacgagcggacggacggacggaattgtggacgtaacttggcaTGTACAATTTGAAActtttgacagcagcaaaaatcattggcatggaactacaacttcataatatttacaccactcgtgCAAAAGGACTGCCCAAAACATcatgaaggacaccagccaccctgctcgtgttctgttctcgctccttccaacTACAAAATAGactactctttattagtcattttgtacatacatacaaatgaaatgtattctctgcatgtaacccatcctagctgtgtagctaggagcagtagggagcagccgtgcagcacccagttcttctttccattgccttgctcaggggcacagacagcagtgttaaccctaacatacatgtctttttgacggtggggggaaaccaaagcacccagaGAAcatccaccgcagacacggggagaacacgcaaactccacacagaaaggacctggggcggcctggggttcgaacccaggaccttcttgttgtgacgcAACATTGCTAacccactgggccgccgtgcgcCCCATGTtagcggagcatcaaatcacgcaccacccatctcagtttctttccgcaggcaattgggttgctgaacagctgatgcacccacccacatccaccttacattgttgtgttatcatgtacttttCTGTATTGTGTATATAACatatgaattcatgtgtacatagtctatataggtctgtagtgttgtcttatgtttgggatggtgtgtccttgtatCCCTTGTgtcaaggcagagagagccagagcacaaaagtgtcattgtattctaaatacacatgacaataaagttggcgTTGGTTCTTTGGGCACACCTAAGTCacacagagccattattaatgccATTAGCCGCAGCTGTGTTTATGctcacatcacagagtaccaagaccagcctaaCACAGTTTTAACCTTTAGACGTCAGCAAACCTAGGGTGTGGAGTCGCTCTTTAAGTTTGTCCATCTCAGTTCCCTCTGTCTTATTTTAGAAGTTTGACCCTGCACGCTGCCCCTTACAGACAGCTGATTCAGTGTGATCACTGCTGACAGAGGACACGATTTAATCCACATTTTGCTGCCTATCACCGCATCACCCTTAATTTCGCAAAGGGGAAAAGGATTTTTAAGATTATCTGGTTACGAGTTCAGTAGCGGAATAATATATACTTACACTAACCGCACTCGATTTGATATGCCCTCTTGGCAATTACACTATCAGTGCTGTGAGGTTGTAGGACGCTCACAAATGTATCTAACTTTTGACTCTTTTGAACTGAACCACGTTCAAGCTAGatgagaacatgtaaacagaATGTGTGCTTTTACGTAAgcacacattcacatgcacatAAATTACCACATGCATGGGTCAACAGAGTCAGTGATGCGGCACTGTGCTAATACTGGCCTTTTGGATGACGCAACCCTGCCCCTCTGTAAACGAGAGGGTGATTTTACTGCTCAAGGAGAAGTGCAGAAGGGCGAAGCGGTTCCTCACTGTTCAGAACTACTGCATTCCCTTGGAAAGACAAAGTTTGAATGACAACCACCCTTTTTAAAAAGGCCTCCTTTCACAATACAATCAAGTGATTGTTATAATGCCCCGAGTCACAACCTTACCATGGGTCTCGGGCCTGGGTGGGGGAAACCCTCGATGTCAAAATAAACATTCTCTTGTTGAGAAACAGAGTTGTTAATCCAGGAAATGAGTACTGCTCAGCAGGGTTAAGTTAAAATCTAACCACGGTTAAATACGCCTTTGTGTGTGAGACGGGTGTCAACAGACCCAACCTTTTTCACTCGGCGCATGTGGCTCTTTGGACTAGGCTGGGAGCGAGTCTGTGTCTGTGTCCAAGTAAAGACTTTTGCATTTTTAGTGGTAAAAGGCGGTAATAGTGATCATGTTCCTCACATCCGGACTCGTCTTTTTTGGCGTCGTCTATTTTTCTCAAGCTGAGAACCCCTCTGAGATGAACTGTATGTGCTCTGGGGCCTCCCCAGCGGCTTCAGAAGTGAACATATACACAGAGCTGAGGGAGCTGCGGGCCTTGGTGGCGGAGCTGAGCTCTGCACTCAGCACCACCCAGGATGAACTGAAAGCACAGACAGCGGCCGTAGAGGAGCTGAAGAGGGAGAACGCAGGTAGACTACAATACGATAGCCAGCCTCCGGTTTCATAGATATGAAGATATCGCTTTATTAGCGTTAATCGAGTTTTTTACTCTATGCTGTATGGAAATTGTAAGTAAACTTGAAAATGTGTAATTGGCCTTACACTTAGCATGTTGCCGTATGTCTGGGTGTTGTGACGGCGAGGGCAAATTTCTTGCCAGTTGGTGCTTGCCATGTTTGCGCAGCCCACCATACGTTGCACAAGCTAGAGGAGAGGGGTGCATCaattttctgattttctcccagaCAAGACAAGTGTTTGCCAGCATGCTGCCAATTTGTTTGCAGGGTTAAATTGGCTGTttggtgtgtttttttgttttttttttggttgatttgatatacttgattaatccccttggagaaatgcatgctctgcatttaacccagcctagctgtgtagttaggcgcagtgggcagccgccatgcggcACCTGAGGACCAACTGCAGtcatttctttccattgcctgggtccggggcacagacaggagtataaaccctaacatgcatgtctttttgatggtgggggaaaccggagcacccggagaaaacccaccacagacacggggagaacatgcaaactccacgcagaggatgacctgggatgacccccaaggttggacaaccctggggttcgaacccaggaccttcttactgtgaggtgacagagctaaccactgggccctcATGCTGCCCCTGTTGCCTAGCTTTTGGGTAATAACATTTAACAGCAGCCACTCCAACCTCCACTTTCATGTACAGTATAGGGTTGTATACTGTACATTTTCAACTTTGCATAGTTGAAAGATATGAGGCACTGGAGCAAGCGATGATTGAATGGTGCGATTATTTGCTATCTCGACACGAACTGATAGTATTGGTCACTTCAACAGTATTTCGATAGAGAGAAATCAAAAGTTCAGCACGTCAGAGAAGGACCAACAAGGGTGTCagcgtagtgtagcggtctattccgttgcctaccaacacggggatcgccagtttgagtccccacgttacctccggcttgatcgggcgtctctacacacacaactggccgtgtctgcaggtgggaagccggatgtgggtatgtgtcatggttgctgcactagcgcctcctctggtcggtcagggcgtctgttcaggggggaactggaactggggggaatggcatgatcctcccacacgctacgtccccctggcgaaactcctcactgtcaggtgaaaagaagcggctggcgactccacatgtatcggaggaggcatgtggtagtctgcagccctccacggatcggcagagggggtggagcagtgaccggggcggctcagaagagtggggtaattagccaagtacagttggggagaaagaaaaaaaaagggggggggggccaacAAGTTGTACCATTCTGCTGCCTTACATTGTATACAATGTCTTTGTTCTGCTGCAGAGCGTCCAAAGGCGGCCTTCTCAGCTTCCTTGTTGTCCAGTGAAGATAAACATCATGGGCCTTTTAACACTGAGACGAACCTGATCTTTGGCAAAGTCCTCACAAACATTGGTGAAGCTTACAATCCTCTGACAGGTGAGATACTGTAAACTTACtcccatgaagtctggcctctgTTATTCATTAATCTTTGTTTACATGGATTAGTTTTTCAAAACTTTATAGATGGCACCTGACTGTCCTTTCCGGGCCTCGGTGTttaattctctccctctctccctcttgtcGCTCTCCGACACAGGAATCTTCACGGCCCCGGTGAAAGGAGTCTATTTCTTCAGATTTTCGGGTTATGGTTTCGCAGGCAATGACATGGGTCTGAGCATATTTAAAGGCAGCCAACGCATGATGTCTGCGTACGAACACAAATCCACTGCAGAGAGAAATGACAATTCCTCCAATGGGGTCACGCTGCTGTTGGAGGCTGGGGAGGTGGTCTACATGCGTCTCTGGATAAACACATGGGTCTTCATTGACAGACGTTATGACTACTGCTCTTTCAGTGGCTTCCTCCTGTTTCCTATGTAATAAGCTCCCCCGGTCATGTTTACCGACATGTCATTCGAACTTTAAAAATTATGAAATTAATTAGATTGAATAAAAAACTATTTTCAATTGGAAATGGGGACTGACAGGATATTTATGTCCTATTGTTTATATAAATAATTACTGTGTACATTGTGGGTTTAGTTCATAATTATAAAATTTCAATAAAAATTCTGAAgtgatgatattgtagcgaattcgctacaatattatcggatattataggatttttttttagaaTTCTTTATTTAAACTGTCAACATACGTAATGACAAAAGCAGACAACAGAATcaaatgaataataaataaaatacaacaaTTAGCAGTgtcaaacagaaagaaaaaacaaatctaggatagaaagaagaaaaatgaaaatgCGAGTATATGACACTTAAAAACATTAAAGATATTGCAAACATTCATTGCTTTGATAGCTTTTTTTGAGAGAGGAAGAAAGCGTTGACACATATTGTTCAATTTCTTCCATAAATACAAAGAAATTGGATTTTTTGTTCGTAAATTTACATTTGTGAATGTGGAATTTGGCAAGGAGAATTAGATTAATCAGAAAAAACACCATTAAAATCTTGGTCACTATAATCATGGCAACAACATGTAATATTTCTATAATAAAGAGCAAAATCTGAGAAAATGTTAACTATAAAATGATTAtcctgtatcttgttagtttttagttattagagcgtgagggtctgtaatagaacccaatttctcctcgaggatgaatgaagtattctgattccgattattctgattctgattaacatCTTTCCACAGCTTATATGTAAAAgtacaagaccaaaataaatgggaGCAAGTTTCAGGATGTAATTCACAGAAAGAGCAATTTACATCTATGTAACTCTTTAACTTTTGTAAGAAATTTTTAACTGGATATAATCTATGGAACAAATTAAATCAAACTTCTTTGACCTTATTTGTTAGAAGGAACTTTTGTGGTAAGGACCAAACTATCTTCCAGTCAATATTACTAACAAAGTCACCCCAATAAAATATTGCAGGAGGTAGAAACGACGTTGGCCTGAAACAAAGCTCTTATTCTGGAATTCATGCCTctacgaagaagaaaaaaaaacttttcctgATGGAGATTAAATTGGGTCAGGGGGTGACATTGACAAGGGCAGAGAGTGGTCAACATTCCTAAATAACATGTACTATATT of Lampris incognitus isolate fLamInc1 chromosome 20, fLamInc1.hap2, whole genome shotgun sequence contains these proteins:
- the cbln11 gene encoding cerebellin 11, which produces MFLTSGLVFFGVVYFSQAENPSEMNCMCSGASPAASEVNIYTELRELRALVAELSSALSTTQDELKAQTAAVEELKRENAERPKAAFSASLLSSEDKHHGPFNTETNLIFGKVLTNIGEAYNPLTGIFTAPVKGVYFFRFSGYGFAGNDMGLSIFKGSQRMMSAYEHKSTAERNDNSSNGVTLLLEAGEVVYMRLWINTWVFIDRRYDYCSFSGFLLFPM